The Deltaproteobacteria bacterium genomic interval AACGTCGCAAATGCATTGCATTGTTTTCCCGAACTGGATCAAGCAATCAAAGAACTGTATCGAGTGTTAAGCCGTGATGGTTCGCTCTACGTAAACGTAATTTTGTATCCCAACGAAAAAACTTTTTTCGGCCACATTGCTAAAAGAATTAGTGATTGGGGAATGAAAAAAGGAATTCTGTACCGCCCATACTACCAAGATGAAATTATTGATGCCTTTAAAAATCAGAATTTTACAATTGTTAGCGCCCAACGGTCTGGTAATAGCCTAAATCTAATTTTAGATAAGCAACGAAACAGTCTGCACTGATTGGGGATTCTTTTCTCCCGTATTTGGTTCATAATCCCATTATTTTTATTAATATTTTCTAATACGCTTTCAACTGACCTGCGTATTGTCACTAGAAGACCGCGCTGTTTAATTTTTCAATTTTAGAATCATAAAATCTTTCTGTGATGGGATTGTCCGTGCTTGAATAAAATAGATCTTGATATTCACCAGAAAGAATTGAAAAAAAGGCTTTTTTTCCTATCTCGACTGAACCATACTCCCTTTCCAATTGAAGTGCATAACTACTTCCCATGGTGTAGGCGCAAATAACTTGAGCCAAGGTCATTTTCATTTCTAAACGGGCCAGTAGCCCCACCATCATCACATCCTGGGAAGGACAGCTTCCAGGATTAAAATCAGTTGCCAGGGCCACTCTGGCCCCCTCATCAATCAATTTTTTTGCTGGAGGGTAAGAACACTTCATATAAAGATCTGCAAGAGGCAATAACACACAAGTCACTTCTGAATCAGCTACTTTTTCTATCTGCTTGTCTGAAATTTGGATCACATGATCCGCAGAAAGTGATTGAAGCTCACAAGCCAGCTCTGTCCCTCCACTCAAGGAAAGCTGATCGGCATGAATTAAGGTTTTAAAACCCAACTGACTGGAATAAACTAAGTAGTCTCGAGCCGCCTCCACTGAAAAAAAACCTTTCTCGATAAAAATGTCCACTCTCTCTGCTAATTTTTTTTTCTTTACAAGGGGAAGGACTTGATACTTTAAAAACTCGAGATATTCTTTTTCACCGTGAAATTTTTTCGGAATCCCATGGGCTCCTAAAAATGTTGGAACAACTTGAGCTCCCTTAATTTTTTTTAGAACGGCAAGGGATTTTATCTCATTTTTTAAATCCAATCCATAGCCGCTTTTTATTTCAATAACAGACACACCTTGCTGAATAAACTTGTTCACTCTCTCTTGGGTTAATTTCAGAAGTTCGTTCGCACTGATTTTATCTAACTCCCTTTGTGTCGATAAGATGCCCCCACCTTTTTGGGCAATTTCTTGATAACTCACCCCTTGATTTCTTAATTCGAACTCATCTCTTCTTGTTCCTGCAAACACGCTGTGAGTATGACACTCCACAAAGCTAGGCATCACCGTTTTGCCTTTTAGATTGATCTCCTTTTTAATTTGCGGTTTAAATACTTTGGGAATTCTTTTTAAGTCACCTAACCAAATAATTTTATTTTTAGAAACAAGTATAGATTGTTTTCCCACAATGCCTAGATCTTCGTCTTGAATGCCTCGAGCTCTTTTTTGAGCCGCTCCTGCCAAGGTTAAAACCTTATCAATGTCCCTTAGTAATATCATAACAAGTATTATGATTCACTTTCTGGGCTTACGGCAATAAAAACTTAAAAAATTTAACTTCCACTCATGAATTTCTTTTTTAGAACGATGAGTTCAATGAGGTATTCATGAAAAAATTTATTTGCAGTTTATTGACTTTATCCCTAACTCAGATTGTTTTCGCCTATGAGGTGGATGATAGCTCAAATCCGCTTTGCAACAATGAAGCAAAGCTAACCTATTTTTGGAATAAGGAAGAAAGATATTGTCAAAGTGAAATCAAAATAAAAGAAACTCACATTTCTATAACAGCTGAAAATGGAGTTTTTGTTATAAAAACTGATCAAGGAGAAACGGTGAATGCATTCTATGATAAAACATTGAAATCCTTACCTGAAAAATATGGTTTTGCTTCTAAGAATTGTGGCAATAATCGTAGATTGTGCTTTGTCGAAAAAGCATCAACTAATACAACCGAAGATAAATTAAAAGTACGCATGGGGCAAACTCTTGAAGCTTTTCCTACAAATGATAAAATAGACTCTGATTTAGCTTACATATTTAAATTTGAAGCAATAAATTGCCAAAAAAAAACAGGAGAAACGGAAACAAGGTTAATAATTCGAGAACCAAAAACCAATAAGATCTTTGCCGCCCTGACATCAGATACATCATTTAGGGTTGAAGAAACCTGGGCTCGCAATAATGAAGACGCGTGTAAAAAGCTAAATACCGAAAAACGAAATCAAAATAGTATACAAAGAACTTCACCCCCAGGAGGGCAAAAATCGCCAAAAAATAATTCTCCAACTAATACGTGATTTAGAAATGTAAAAAATAAAACTTAAATCTAGTTAAAAATATCCTCATTTCGTGGAATCTTCCAAATTCAGTAATTTCTGATAATAACTCACTTGAGTACTTGCCTTCGATTTCGTGAGCTTGCTGTATCCTGATTGGGAATTTTTCACTGTTTCCCAAAGCTCCAATGCCCATTTCCCAACAAAATCACCGCCTCTTTGCACCGCATGATTTTTTAGGAAAAACTCCAAAGATGTTAATAATTCCTTCTTGGTGTCTACAGCCTTAGTATTTTCGGCTACCTTTAATACCGTGTTAAAAACATCCTCAACAACCGGTTTAAAAACATCGACTTGTTTTGATTTTAAAATAGAGTACATGTCATATTTTAAACCTTTTAAATCAACAATGGCCTGTTGATACAATTTATTATTAGGTTCATAGGTCAACGAGCCAAGAATATTTGTATGGTTTGCAGAAGTTGCAGAAAATGTTAAGTAAGGAGTAAAATCGGCTTGTGGTTCCAGATGGTTGACCATCATATCATAGAGTTCTCTCGATCTAGGTGAGAGAACTGCGAGATTGACACCAAATTTAGAAGCTCCCTTATAAATTTTTGAAGTCATGCCCCAGGATTTTATAGGCCCATATCCTTTTGTTGTGGTATCTTCGAACTGCGCTGCATAGCCTGACGCATAGTTAGCATGAATTTCACTTACTGGAATTTTTAGAACATAAATTTTTCCATCATCCTGTTTAGTAAATTTGTCATTATTTTTTTTGACCTTATTCACGAATTCAATTACTTGATCTAAGGGTATTGAAAAATCTTTAGAAAAAGCACCTATCCAGCTGAGTGTATAGTAATCAACGTCTAATTTCTTCTTTGCTTCCCTTTGGGCTAAACTTGCTAGCCATTCTTTAGCTGCTTCAGTTGAATCTGTCTTTTGTTTGATATATTCCTTAAATAAGTCGATCAACCCCTTTTCGACTTCAAGTCTAGAAATCTGTTCGAAGGTTTTCAGCGATAACAAGTAAGTTGGGTCCGCCGTGGTTGACACTCCAAGCTTGCTTCCACGATTGATCGCATGAAGGGCATGATTCATAAACAAAGACTCAAACTCTTCCATACTTTGAACATCTTGAGATCTTTTTGTAAATATGAGAACTCCCTCAGTGAAAATAGCTTCTGCTATCTTATTTCCACGAGCTAGTTCTGCAATTTTCTGCTTTACTTGCAAACTTAATGTCACGGGTTCAGAAGAATTATTTTTAGCTGGCGGGTTTTTGATTAAGGTGTAGATTTCTCTTATCTGCGGTGCTAACAAACCATTTAAGGTTAATAGTCTAACTAAAAAGTGTCGTCGTTCTTCGACCTGAGATATAAAACCAAAAAAAGTCCCCTTAAGACCAGATTGAAGTCTATAAACAAAAACATGCTCATCCCCTAATTTAGAGATTGCCATGTCAAAGGTTTCATATCGTAACTTAGAAAAATGAGCAAAATAATCTTCAAGTTGAACGAATTGGGCGTTTTCACGAAGAGTTTTTAACTCCGAACGACTCAAATCTGATAGCCGTGTTAAAAAAGGTTTAAGAATCACTCTCGCGGCGGTATGTAATTTTCTTCTGGACATTGAAATTTCATTTAGGATTAACGACTTTTTAAGCTCTGGTATTTGACGACTCTCCCGAACTTGTCTCGCGAGTTGATTATATTCTAGATCTCGCTGTTCATACTGACCAATAAGATCTCCAATCTTATTTCCACGATTACCTTTAAAGTAGTTTTGCTCAAAACTAGTTCTTCCAGCTTTTCTGTTTTCAATAGGATCTCCGCGAGAAGGAATAAGAACGGCATAAGGATTTTCAAATGGATTTTCTTGTATCTTAACGGCTCGATCTAATGATTTTAGTTGCCAAGGATAAAGAAACAAGGAACCAGTCTTGTTAGCTTGTAAAACTTGGTGGTCATAAATTATTTCAAAGTCAGCGGAATGCTTATTCCCATTTAACAAGTCTTCGACAGCTGAAAGATTTGTTCCTAATAGTTCCTGATGTTCAGGAGTTATTTTTCTTCTTACCCCTTTTTGACCAGAGTAATCCCCATTCAAACCAAGTAATTTATAGGCATAATCAGAAATGGGTAAAAGCTGCAATTTTCCATTCACGTTACGTACGGTATAAGGGACAATCCCCTCATATAAAAATCCATCATCTTTGAAAATAAAACTTCTGTTTTCTTTTCCTAATTGGATCATCCTGCCATCTAGAGGAGTCACTCGATCCTTGGTTCTCATATAGGAAATCGCACGGGGGTATTTTTCTGCATATTTTCCATAAATCTGTACTCTCAAACCGGCGGCTTTCCCTGTTAGAGAAATACCTTCTCTTTCAACATAGGCCTCCCTAGAATCCTTCTCCTGAAGTATTTCGTAGGTTTTAATTGTATAATTAATATAATCACTGATGCCGTTTCGGTATTGCTCAGCAACCTCCGCAACAGACATCTTTATATCTACTGAAAGATTAACGGCAGGGTCTAAACCTAACTGAATCAGGACTCGATTGATCACCATTTGAATTGTTAATTCATTTAAATTTGCTAAAGGCTCTAAGGAAATCAAACCCAAGTGAAGCTCTGAAACAAAATCAATTTTCTCTGAAAAACTTTTCAAGTTATTCTCTTTTAAACTCGTATTGGCAAATAAAAGTAATTTATCTAATTGTGTTTTTACTTTGTCGCCTGCAGGCAAAGACGCCAACAAGGCCCTAGAGTTTTCCGCTGAGTAAGTGGTCTCTTCTATATTTCCATTTATGGAATGGATATTTCTTTTTATATTTGCAAATTCAATCTCTGTTAATGAGTCCTTTGAATAATCCATAGTTTTAGATTTAGACCGAAACCCCTTACCAGAACTAAAATATTTTTTGATTTGCTCCAACATTTTATTCTTAAATAATTCAAATCTAGAGACTTCCCCGTTTTCAAAAACTAACCTTGGATTTAAATCTTGAATTAATGAAGTCTGGACATCACCTTTAAGCAGTTTATTCACATCCATTAATAAGTCTGAGCTTAAACTAAATTGGTCATTTGAAATGTCTCGTAAAGTTCTCCAAGCTTTTGAATAAATTTTTACTTCCTTTTCAGTTAATAACTCTACGGGGTGTCTTTCAGTCTTCAATACCTGATCGACTCGATCTGAGCCCAATACCAGTGCCCATAATCCCAAATTTTCGTACTGTGAAAACTGTTCTATCACTCTGGTTTTTCCACTGACTTCAGTGAATATCTGCTCTTTTTTTTCAGCTCTTTCTTGGGCAAGAATTGTTTTGCTGTCTAAATAATAAGACTTACAAGTCACTTCGGCAGCAGGTTTTCTCTGGTTCAATCCAGAAGTATTGGGCCTTAAAGCTGTACTTGATGGGCCAACGGCTGTTCCTGGAAAAGCATGAATTTGACTACTGATTAATGGTGTTAAAACATGAATCGAAACAAACAGAACGCGAGTGGATAATATTTTATAATTTTTCATTAAGACAGATTAAAGTAATAAAAAATCCATTTCAACTGTAGAAATTTAGACAGAATGACGATTAATGCTGTCATCGAACGGCCACCCCTAATTTCCAGGGATTTTAGGGCTGCGAAGTTAAAGGTTTTGTATTTACTAGTTCATAAACCAAAGCATGAGCCCAACCGTTCGAGCCATCGGGAATGTATTCGTCATAACAAAGCTGAGGAGCTACCGCGAATCCAGTAATCTCCATAAAGACAGAATCATCCACAGTAAAACCTTCAGGTGCGCACTCTTTAATATTGTACCTATTAATTAAATTTCGATTGCAAGGACATTCCGGGTTTGGTGCCGTACTGTTTAAGGTCGTTCCTCCTGTCCAAACTTCCTTGAATAGATAGGTTACAGGTTTAGCATGAACAAGGTTACAAAAAAGAATTACCATTGAAACCAGTATCGACTTCTTCATAATTTTCCACCTTTGCAGAAGGTTGTAAATTGTATCGTTAGGTAGGACCTACCACTAAAACGAGAATATAAATTGAAAATCTGAAAATTTCACCTGTAGATATTTGTACAGTCATATAAATATTATCAAAAGCGAAAAGTTCTCTCTTTAAAATCTTGGAATGTAACTTGCATTAATCAAAATACGTGATTCCAAAAAGCACGAATTCATTTAAGTACGTTTTCTTGATTTTAGTTATCTGTTGGATAACTTCACCAGTCTTTGCAATTAATGCGTGTATAATAAATTACGATGCCTCTTTGAAAAGTATTGTTTCTTCTTTGGTTGGTCTAACAAAAATGGAACGTGCTTTGGAATTTGATGCTAAATTCGTGAGGGAGCTAGGAATCTCTCCAGAAAGTCTGGTACGGCGTTATCAGATTGAAAATAAAAAATCATCTGAAATCACCAAAAGACTTCGTAATGGTGACTATTCGATTGCGATCATGGCCCCAAATGAATACTTAGAAAGTATACTATCACAAGGTATTAAGAATCTACATGAGACTAAATACGGCGGAGGCGTTGAAAATTTAGACATTAGAAAGGGAGTCGAATTATCTTTATCTGGAATGACTGAAGAACAGTATTTGGCCTTACCTGATAAGTGGAAGCCGAAGTATGCGATGCTTTGGCCCGCGTTAAATAGCTCATTAGTTAACATCACCTTTTCCACATGGGGAAAGATCGCCCTTATTCTAAAAGAGAAAAATTTTATTGATCGTTTAACTTGGACGCCCATGGATAGCTTCGATATAGTTAAAGAGTTACACTACAAAACACTTAAATCTGGAAAAGCCATTGACCCTGATAAACTGACTTGGTACCAGCAGTTTATCCCATTGAGTCGCATTGATCTTGCAACTTTGTTTGTGCACGAGTACGACAAAGCGATGCTTCGAAAAAAGTCAGAAAATAAATCTTTTATGCCCAAAAAAATTGAGATTGGATCACTGAATGTTTTCTTTAATCCTCCAGAGCGAGCCAACCATTTCCTTGAATTTCAAGTTTGGGATGAAATCAATCCTACGGACATTAAAGCAATTGTTTTTTTATCCGACCCTCCCTCTGAAGAGAATCTTAAGAGACTCAAAGAGCTATCTATTGTCGTCTACGATGGTAGAAGTGGTCAGCGCGTCCTTTGGGAAAAGTAGTTTATAGAAGTGGTTCTTTTACCTTCATCATTATTTTTTCCCAGAAACCCCTAGGTAATAATATGGTTTCTATTTTGGGTCTCCCATAATATTCTTTGCAGGTTTGAGGCAAATATCTTAAATTATATTTCTTTTCTCCCTGACTTATTATCTCGACTCCTCTAAAAATTCCATTTTTTAAAGTTCTATCATAAATCACTTTTGCGATTTCAATACTTTTAAAGAAGACACCGTTTTCTGAATTAAAACTTTTTGAACGATTATCAAAATTATAGGATCCCCAGTAGATACTTTCTTTATCTACTACAATTACTTTTCCATGAAACACGTAAAAAAACTCATTCAGATAAACCTCAAATCCACTATTTTCCAATTTTCTTAAATCGAACTTAAACTGCTTAGACACATCCCCCTCGTCTGACCCTCCAGCTTTATTCGTAAAAATCTTAATAATCACACCTCTGTTTTTTGCACTGATAAGGGCTTCATAAATGTCTTTAGGAAGTAAAACATAGGGGTTAGAAATAATAATTTCATGTTGAGCTGAAGAGATTAATTCTAGTATTTTTTTATGAATCTTATTGTTTTTCTTTATGAATGAGGATGTGTCATTTACATACTCTAGATCTTGAACGGAAACAAAATGATTAAGTTCTTTTGAGTTTTTAATTTGATTTAAAAAACCCTTTTGCTTTAAAATGGCTTCATCATATTTTCTTCTGACATCATCGGTTAAGTTAACTTTTTCTCCCGTGGACCAAAATTCCGTTTCATTCCATTTCCTTTCAAACTCCTGACGAGCCTCATATTCGGCTGGACCTTGAATCAAAATCTCTCTGTCTAAAAATGTCCACGCTTCCCACCTTTCCTTTTTGTCAGACATTTCCTTTTTTCCAAGAAGAAAATAATATTTTGAATAATTCGAAGATCCTACGATAGTTCCATGTTTCGTGATAAAAACTTTATCATGTGTCCTCAAATTTAAATAATTAACAAAACCCAAAGGTCCTAGTTTTAAAAAATATAATAAATTTTTAAAATTGTAAGACAGTGGCCTGTAAGCCCGCAACTCTACACCTTTTTCTCTCATATAGGTCATAAGTTCAGAACTTACTTTCGAAGAAAAAGCATCGAACCCTATTCTGGGGGCTCCGCCCTTTTCTGCAATTTCAATAGCGGCGGCTAAAAGAGAAAAACCAACAGAATCTTCAGCCAAGGTAAAGGTCAGTACGTCTAACTGTTTATTTTCCGGATGCAAGGCTAAATCTATTCGACTTTGATAAGACTCTCTTTGCGTAAAAAGAGGCAAAACCATATCCACAGAATCGTTCAATGATTGAATTCCCTCTTGATAACTTACTTTTTCTGATGCCCGCAAATTGAGAACAGTTAAGAGAAAAATTAAAATGAAAACTTTTAGCTGAGAATAAATTATGTGATTTAAAAATTCTTTCATAAGGTTGACCTTATAAAAGTGATTTTTTAAACTAACAACTGTCACTATTTTATCTGTAAATTATTCGTATTTAAGATTTTAAATTGTATAAATGATAGTACCTATTTCCGACAGTTGTCATTGAAATTTTTACTCTACCACACAAATTCCTAATATTTATTAGAGTCAGACTTTCTTTCTATATTTAATTTTGCATAAATTGGAAAATGATCAGAAGAACCAAGCAGAGTCTTTGAGTTAAATCGTAGTGGTTTTTCATCTTTCGTTTGAGATTCTTCCATCTTAATAACCTTCACGGTTTCAGGAACAAATTTCAAACCGTCTTTGATAAGTCCTTTATTAAAAAATAAAACATCTAGAAAAGCCCAATGCCCTTTATACCAGTGCGTTCCTCTGCAAGTCTGGCAAGCGTCTAAATGAGATATTTTTCCCAGAGGAACCAACTGGTTTTTAAAATATCCATCCTCTTCTTCTTCCTTGGCAGTGATATTAAAATCCCCACCCACAATTAAATTTTTATTTGAACTTTTCTCAATGAGCTCTTTTAGAAATAAAAGAGCCTGTTTCCTTAAGTAGGATGGATTACCTTGTGAAGGGAGATGAACCCCCATAAATCTAACTTTCAATAAGTTTGGTAAGACAACTTCAACGTCTAACAAACCCCTGGTCTTTCTCACTTTGTCTTGATCTTTTATATTTTGTGCTTGAAAAGGAATGTCATGCAGTTTTGGTTTTTTAGAAAGGGGGTATCGACTGAGAAAAGCCACATCGATTCCTCTTAGGTCTTTTCCTTCAATTAAAATAACTGTTTTATATTTTGCAGCTTTAAGAAAATCTGAATTGAGCCTCTTTAAGATTTTAATATTTTCTACTTCTGTTAAAAACAAATTATCTGGCCCTCTTCCCTCATCAACGCTGAGAATAACTTTGGCAATATTTTCTAATTTTGCATTCAGAACTTTATCATTCCAATCGAGTGAAAAACATTCTTTTCGATAAAAATAAGAAGCTATCTTTTTACATTTTTCCTTATGTTTACTATTGTTTTTAACCTCCTTGGGAAGGAAAGTTTCATCATCTTTTCCCACATCATGGATATTATCGAATAAATTTTCTACATTATAAGTCATTACCGAAACTTCAATGTTTTCAACCTCTGCATTTAGCAGGTAAGGAGTAACGAG includes:
- a CDS encoding imidazolonepropionase; translation: MILLRDIDKVLTLAGAAQKRARGIQDEDLGIVGKQSILVSKNKIIWLGDLKRIPKVFKPQIKKEINLKGKTVMPSFVECHTHSVFAGTRRDEFELRNQGVSYQEIAQKGGGILSTQRELDKISANELLKLTQERVNKFIQQGVSVIEIKSGYGLDLKNEIKSLAVLKKIKGAQVVPTFLGAHGIPKKFHGEKEYLEFLKYQVLPLVKKKKLAERVDIFIEKGFFSVEAARDYLVYSSQLGFKTLIHADQLSLSGGTELACELQSLSADHVIQISDKQIEKVADSEVTCVLLPLADLYMKCSYPPAKKLIDEGARVALATDFNPGSCPSQDVMMVGLLARLEMKMTLAQVICAYTMGSSYALQLEREYGSVEIGKKAFFSILSGEYQDLFYSSTDNPITERFYDSKIEKLNSAVF
- a CDS encoding phosphatidylserine/phosphatidylglycerophosphate/cardiolipin synthase family protein yields the protein MKEFLNHIIYSQLKVFILIFLLTVLNLRASEKVSYQEGIQSLNDSVDMVLPLFTQRESYQSRIDLALHPENKQLDVLTFTLAEDSVGFSLLAAAIEIAEKGGAPRIGFDAFSSKVSSELMTYMREKGVELRAYRPLSYNFKNLLYFLKLGPLGFVNYLNLRTHDKVFITKHGTIVGSSNYSKYYFLLGKKEMSDKKERWEAWTFLDREILIQGPAEYEARQEFERKWNETEFWSTGEKVNLTDDVRRKYDEAILKQKGFLNQIKNSKELNHFVSVQDLEYVNDTSSFIKKNNKIHKKILELISSAQHEIIISNPYVLLPKDIYEALISAKNRGVIIKIFTNKAGGSDEGDVSKQFKFDLRKLENSGFEVYLNEFFYVFHGKVIVVDKESIYWGSYNFDNRSKSFNSENGVFFKSIEIAKVIYDRTLKNGIFRGVEIISQGEKKYNLRYLPQTCKEYYGRPKIETILLPRGFWEKIMMKVKEPLL